Proteins encoded by one window of Castor canadensis chromosome 2, mCasCan1.hap1v2, whole genome shotgun sequence:
- the Ykt6 gene encoding synaptobrevin homolog YKT6 isoform X1, whose translation MKLYSLSVLYKGDPKVVLLKAAYDVSSFSFFQRSSVQEFMTFTSQLIVERSAKGSRASVKEQEYLCHVYVRNDSLAGVVIADSEYPSRVAFTLLEKVLDEFSKQVDRIDWPVGSPATIQYTALDGHLSRYQNPREADPMSKVQAELDETKIILHNTMESLLERGEKLDDLVSKSEVLGTQSKAFYKTARKQNSCCAIM comes from the exons ATGAAGCTCTACAGTCTCAGCGTCCTCTATAAGGGCGACCCCAAGGTGGTGCTGCTCAAAGCCGCGTACGACGtgtcttccttcagcttcttccagAGGTCCAG CGTTCAGGAATTCATGACCTTCACAAGTCAACTGATTGTGGAGCGGTCAGCAAAAGGCAGCAGAGCTTCTGTCAAAGAACAAG AGTATCTATGCCATGTCTATGTCCGAAATGACAGTCTTGCAGGTGTGGTCATTGCTGACAGTGAGTACCCATCCCGGGTGGCCTTTACCTTATTGGAGAAG GTATTAGATGAATTCTCCAAGCAGGTCGATAGGATAGACTGGCCAGTAGGATCCCCTGCTACAATCCAGTACACAGCCCTGGATGGTCATCTTAGTAGATACCAG AACCCTCGAGAAGCTGACCCCATGAGTAAAGTGCAAGCTGAACTAGATGAGACCAAAATCATTCTG CACAACACCATGGAGTCTTTGTTAGAGAGAGGCGAGAAGCTCGATGACTTGGTGTCCAAATCGGAAGTTCTGGGAACACAGTCCAAAGCCTTCTATAAAACT gCCCGGAAACAAAACTCGTGCTGTGCAATTATGTGA
- the Ykt6 gene encoding synaptobrevin homolog YKT6 isoform X2: MTFTSQLIVERSAKGSRASVKEQEYLCHVYVRNDSLAGVVIADSEYPSRVAFTLLEKVLDEFSKQVDRIDWPVGSPATIQYTALDGHLSRYQNPREADPMSKVQAELDETKIILHNTMESLLERGEKLDDLVSKSEVLGTQSKAFYKTARKQNSCCAIM; encoded by the exons ATGACCTTCACAAGTCAACTGATTGTGGAGCGGTCAGCAAAAGGCAGCAGAGCTTCTGTCAAAGAACAAG AGTATCTATGCCATGTCTATGTCCGAAATGACAGTCTTGCAGGTGTGGTCATTGCTGACAGTGAGTACCCATCCCGGGTGGCCTTTACCTTATTGGAGAAG GTATTAGATGAATTCTCCAAGCAGGTCGATAGGATAGACTGGCCAGTAGGATCCCCTGCTACAATCCAGTACACAGCCCTGGATGGTCATCTTAGTAGATACCAG AACCCTCGAGAAGCTGACCCCATGAGTAAAGTGCAAGCTGAACTAGATGAGACCAAAATCATTCTG CACAACACCATGGAGTCTTTGTTAGAGAGAGGCGAGAAGCTCGATGACTTGGTGTCCAAATCGGAAGTTCTGGGAACACAGTCCAAAGCCTTCTATAAAACT gCCCGGAAACAAAACTCGTGCTGTGCAATTATGTGA